In Triticum urartu cultivar G1812 chromosome 6, Tu2.1, whole genome shotgun sequence, the following proteins share a genomic window:
- the LOC125513861 gene encoding disease resistance protein RPS6-like isoform X1 has product MKECKELELLLGEDGGLSSLRMLQSFTGFSCGKLFSRWHEGEVGGGAHAIKPFPTSLRELDISLEPSMQSMGLLSNLTSLTSLRLIGCKELTMDGFNLHITVNLKKLTVNAMYLSQEKNSIAGGLLSEIVRNKLMHADSFQLEEFMVDSISAVLTAPICSHLAATLHTLEFCDDQRERTFTEVQEQVLNLLTSLQHLEFRYCGNLRSLPQGLPFLSSLKTLHIYGCKKIRRLPPKEGFPASLDKLQVWFCSPKLTKQAKKLKGRDPSFLVQVQE; this is encoded by the exons ATGAAAGAGTGTAAGGAACTTGAACTTCTGCTTGGGGAGGATGGAGGACTCTCGAGCCTCAGGATGCTCCAATCATTTACAGGATTCAGCTGTGGGAAGTTGTTCTCTCGGTGGCACGAGGGAGAAGTAGGTGGAGGAGCTCATGCCATCAAACCTTTCCCTACTTCCCTCAGAGAACTTGATATTTCCTTGGAGCCAAGTATGCAGTCAATGGGTCTGCTCTCAAACCTCACGTCTCTCACAAGTCTAAGGCTGATAGGTTGTAAAGAACTAACAATGGATGGGTTCAATCTGCATATCACAGTCAACCTCAAGAAATTGACTGTAAATGCTATGTATTTGAGTCAAGAGAAGAACTCTATAGCAGGGGGTCTGCTCTCAGAGATTGTAAGGAACAAATTGATGCATGCAGATTCTTTCCAGCTGGAAGAATTTATGGTGGATAGCATCTCGGCAGTGCTTACTGCTCCCATTTGCAGTCACCTTGCCGCTACCCTCCACACATTGGAGTTCTGCGATGATCAACGAGAGAGAACCTTCACAGAAGTGCAAGAGCAAGTGCTTAACCTCCTCACCTCCCTCCAACATTTGGAATTTCGATATTGCGGAAATCTTCGGTCCCTCCCTCAAGGGTTACCTTTCCTTTCTTCTCTCAAGACACTACATATATACGGTTGTAAGAAAATCCGCCGCCTGCCGCCCAAGGAGGGCTTCCCAGCTTCACTGGACAAGCTTCAAGTATGGTTTTGCAGTCCGAAGCTAACTAAGCAAGCCAAGAAATTGAAAGGAAGAGACCCATCGTTTTTGGTACAAGTACAAG AGTAA
- the LOC125513861 gene encoding uncharacterized protein LOC125513861 isoform X2, with product MEMAIGTASWLVGKVLNKLSDDLVAAYVASSDLGINSEQIRYKLQYMQGLLHAAQEKDVSSNPGLQSLLEGLSKKADEAEDALDELHYFMIQDKLDDTNKAAAELGDSLRAHARHSRHAARRTIDSFQLEEFMVDSISAVLTAPICSHLAATLHTLEFCDDQRERTFTEVQEQVLNLLTSLQHLEFRYCGNLRSLPQGLPFLSSLKTLHIYGCKKIRRLPPKEGFPASLDKLQVWFCSPKLTKQAKKLKGRDPSFLVQVQE from the exons ATGGAGATGGCTATCGGCACAGCAAGCTGGCTCGTCGGCAAGGTGCTGAATAAGCTGTCCGATGACTTGGTGGCTGCATATGTGGCCAGCTCCGATCTCGGCATCAACTCCGAGCAGATTAGATACAAGCTCCAGTACATGCAAGGGCTGCTGCACGCGGCCCAGGAGAAGGACGTGAGCAGCAACCCTGGCCTGCAGAGCTTGCTGGAGGGCCTGAGCAAGAAGGCTGATGAGGCTGAGGATGCCTTGGATGAGCTCCACTACTTCATGATCCAGGACAAGTTGGACGACACCAACAAGGCAGCCGCGGAGCTTGGTGATAGCCTCCGTGCTCATGCTCGCCATAGTCGCCATGCTGCTCGTCGCACCATCG ATTCTTTCCAGCTGGAAGAATTTATGGTGGATAGCATCTCGGCAGTGCTTACTGCTCCCATTTGCAGTCACCTTGCCGCTACCCTCCACACATTGGAGTTCTGCGATGATCAACGAGAGAGAACCTTCACAGAAGTGCAAGAGCAAGTGCTTAACCTCCTCACCTCCCTCCAACATTTGGAATTTCGATATTGCGGAAATCTTCGGTCCCTCCCTCAAGGGTTACCTTTCCTTTCTTCTCTCAAGACACTACATATATACGGTTGTAAGAAAATCCGCCGCCTGCCGCCCAAGGAGGGCTTCCCAGCTTCACTGGACAAGCTTCAAGTATGGTTTTGCAGTCCGAAGCTAACTAAGCAAGCCAAGAAATTGAAAGGAAGAGACCCATCGTTTTTGGTACAAGTACAAG AGTAA
- the LOC125513861 gene encoding uncharacterized protein LOC125513861 isoform X3, giving the protein MEMAIGTASWLVGKVLNKLSDDLVAAYVASSDLGINSEQIRYKLQYMQGLLHAAQEKDVSSNPGLQSLLEGLSKKADEAEDALDELHYFMIQDKLDDTNKAAAELGDSLRAHARHSRHAARRTIG; this is encoded by the exons ATGGAGATGGCTATCGGCACAGCAAGCTGGCTCGTCGGCAAGGTGCTGAATAAGCTGTCCGATGACTTGGTGGCTGCATATGTGGCCAGCTCCGATCTCGGCATCAACTCCGAGCAGATTAGATACAAGCTCCAGTACATGCAAGGGCTGCTGCACGCGGCCCAGGAGAAGGACGTGAGCAGCAACCCTGGCCTGCAGAGCTTGCTGGAGGGCCTGAGCAAGAAGGCTGATGAGGCTGAGGATGCCTTGGATGAGCTCCACTACTTCATGATCCAGGACAAGTTGGACGACACCAACAAGGCAGCCGCGGAGCTTGGTGATAGCCTCCGTGCTCATGCTCGCCATAGTCGCCATGCTGCTCGTCGCACCATCG GGTAA